A single region of the Lepus europaeus isolate LE1 chromosome 1, mLepTim1.pri, whole genome shotgun sequence genome encodes:
- the MPP4 gene encoding MAGUK p55 subfamily member 4: MIQSDRGAAPPDKDRKLSSAAKSENGLSHILRLVLQELSLFYSRDVNGVCLLYDLLHSPWLQALLKVYDCLQEFQEKKLAPATHHAQALSREVLELLREAPNSPEIRELRRILQAPHSKALLSAHDTVAQKDFEPLLPPLPDNIPESEEAMRIVCLVKNQQPLGATIKRHELTGDILVARVIHGGLVERSGLLYAGDKLVEVNGISVEGLDPEQVIHILAMSRGTIMFKVVPVSDPPVNSQKMVYVRAMTDYWPQEDPAIPCMDAGLPFQKGDILQIVDQNDALWWQARKITDLATCAGLIPSKPLLKRKQREFWWSQPYQPHTCSKSTILISMEEEDDMKIDEKCVEADEETFESEELSEDKEEFVGYGEKFFIAGFRRSMRLCRRKSHLSQLRTTVCCTGGCYSAVGAPYEEVVRYQRRPADKHRLIVLVGPSGVGVNELRRQLIEFNPSHFQSAVPHTTRSKKSYEINGREYHYVSRETFESLIYSHRMLEYGEYKGHLYGTSVDAVQAILDEGKVCVMDLEPQDIQMARTQDLKPYVIFIKPSNMNCMKQSRKNAKIITDYFVDMKFKDEDLQEMEDLAQKMEAQFGQFFDYVIVNDNLQDACARLLSVVQKAQEEPQWVPATWISSDTESS; the protein is encoded by the exons GCCTCTCCCACAtcctgaggctggtgctgcaaGAGCTGAGTCTGTTCTACAGCCGCGACGTGAACGGAGTGTGTCTCCTGTATGATCTCCTGCACTCTCCGTGGCTGCAGGCTCTGCTGAAG GTATATGACTGCCTCCAGGAGTTCCAAGAAAAGAAATTGGCTCCCGCCACGCACCACGCACAGGCATTGTCCCGCGAG GTGCTGGAGCTATTGCGGGAAGCCCCGAACTCCCCTGAGATCCGAGAGCTGAGACGGATCCTCCAGGCTCCACACTCCAAG gCCTTGCTCAGCGCCCATGACACGGTAGCTCAGAAAGATTTTGAGCCCCTTCTCCCCCCACTGCCCGACAACATCCCCGAGAGTGAGGAAGCAATGAGGATCGTTTGTTTGGTGAAAAACCAACAGCCCCTG GGAGCTACCATCAAGCGCCACGAGCTGACAGGGGACATCCTGGTGGCCAGGGTCATCCACGGCGGGCTGGTGGAGAGGAGTG GACTGCTCTATGCGGGAGACAAACTGGTGGAAGTGAATGGAATTTCAGTTGAGGGACTGGACCCTGAACAAGTGATCCACATTCTG GCCATGTCTCGCGGGACAATCATGTTCAAGGTGGTCCCTGTTTCCGACCCTCCTGTGAACAGCCAGAAGATG GTGTACGTTCGTGCCATGACAGATTACTGGCCCCAGGAGGATCCCGCCATCCCCTGCATGGACGCTGGATTGCCTTTCCAGAAAGGAGACATCCTCCAGATCGTGGACCAGAATGATGCCCTCTGGTGGCAGGCCCGGAAAATTACAGACCTTGCCACCTGTGCGGGGCTGATTCCTTCTAAGCCTCTTCTAAAGAG GAAGCAGCGGGAATTCTGGTGGTCTCAGCCGTACCAGCCTCACACCTGTTCCAAGTCAACCATCT TGATTTCTATGGAAGAAG AAGATGACATGAAGATTGACGAGAAGTGTGTGGAAGcag ATGAAGAAACATTTGAATCTG AGGAACTTTCAGAAG ACAAGGAGGAGTTTGTTGGCTATGGTGAGAAGTTTTTTATTG CTGGCTTCCGCCGAAGCATGCGCCTTTGTCGCAGGAAGTCTCACCTCAGCCAGCTGCGCACCACTGTGTGCTGCACTGGTGGCTGCTACAGTGCAGTGGGTGCCCCTTACGAGGAGGTAGTGCGGTACCAGCGACGCCCTGCAGATAAGCACCGCCTCATAGTGCTCGTGG GGCCTTCTGGTGTTGGGGTAAATGAACTGAGAAGACAACTTATTGAATTTAATCCCAGCCATTTTCAAAGTGCTGTGCCAC ATACTACTCGTTCCAAAAAGAGTTATGAAATAAACGGGCGTGAGTACCACTATGTGTCAAGGGAAACCTTTGAGAGCCTCATATACAGTCACAG GATGCTGGAGTATGGTGAGTACAAAGGCCACCTGTACGGCACCAGTGTGGATGCTGTTCAAGCAATCCTTGATGAAGGGAAggtctgtgtcatggacttggaaCCTCAG GATATTCAAATGGCTCGAACTCAAGATCTGAAGCCCTATGTCATATTTATAAAGCCATCTAACATGAACTGTATGAAACAGTCTCGGAAAAATGCCAAAATTATTACCGATTACTTTGTGGACATGAAATTCAAG GATGAAGACCTACAAGAGATGGAAGATTTGGCCCAAAAAATGGAGGCTCAGTTTGGCCAGTTTTTTGATTATGTGATTGTGAATGACAACTTGCAAGATGCGTGTGCCCGGTTGTTATCTGTTGTACAGAAGGCTCAGGAGGAGCCTCAGTGGGTCCCGGCCACGTGGATTTCCTCCGACACTGAGTCTTCGTGA